A single region of the Thermodesulfatator indicus DSM 15286 genome encodes:
- a CDS encoding NADH-quinone oxidoreductase subunit C — MLAIEMLKENFPDEIIEEGESAGQPYVVVKKEKIVEILRFLHDKPELLFDHLADLTAVDWFKKKTPRFEIVYNLFSIRYKQFLRVKAQVSEEDPQIDSVTSIWKVANWFEREVYDMFGITFKGHPDLRRLIMPEDWQGYPLRKEHPLALEGESEWQEYKKLKEKAKEFAQYDWYQRIPQGQKDMTESLPEEQEEADATSA; from the coding sequence ATGTTGGCGATAGAGATGCTAAAAGAAAACTTTCCAGACGAAATCATCGAAGAAGGAGAAAGTGCTGGCCAGCCCTATGTGGTGGTTAAAAAAGAAAAAATTGTAGAAATTTTGAGATTTTTGCATGATAAACCAGAATTGTTGTTTGATCATTTGGCAGATCTCACCGCGGTTGACTGGTTTAAAAAGAAAACCCCGCGGTTTGAGATAGTCTATAACCTCTTTTCCATTCGCTATAAGCAATTTTTAAGGGTCAAGGCTCAAGTTTCAGAAGAAGATCCACAGATTGATTCAGTCACATCTATATGGAAAGTGGCCAATTGGTTTGAGCGCGAAGTCTATGACATGTTCGGTATTACCTTTAAAGGGCATCCTGACTTGCGGCGCCTAATTATGCCTGAGGATTGGCAGGGTTATCCTTTACGCAAAGAGCACCCACTGGCCTTAGAAGGCGAAAGCGAATGGCAGGAATATAAAAAACTAAAAGAAAAGGCCAAAGAGTTTGCCCAATATGATTGGTACCAGCGAATTCCTCAAGGCCAAAAAGATATGACTGAAAGCCTGCCTGAAGAACAGGAGGAAGCCGATGCCACAAGCGCTTGA
- a CDS encoding NADH-quinone oxidoreductase subunit D: protein MPQALEIIKKQIDAEEWDEPYYVNMGPQHPATHGVLRLFLELDGEYIIHCDPIIGYLHRGIEKLGETFTYSQNIVLTDRLDYIASAANNVGYCLAVEKLMGLEVPRRAQILRVIVCEMARIASHLLWLATHALDIGAMTVFLYCFRDREWLLNIFEEICGARLTHTYPCIGGVRLDFTPHIIEELYKFTEEFPNRIPEYETLIDVNRIWLKRTKGVGVVSAEKAVNLGLTGPSLRGSGVRYDLRKTVPYLIYDELDFEMAVEYEGDVYARYRVRMKEMRESNKIIRQCLDKLAECEGEPVIAEDAPGLFMPFNKPKKPQAAPHPKKIYLIKGVEVPVVPEGDVYVATEVPKGELGFYIVSDGSGHPWRMRIRTPSFVHISAIPDLCEGQMVADIIAVIGSIDIVLGECDR from the coding sequence ATGCCACAAGCGCTTGAGATTATAAAAAAGCAAATTGATGCTGAAGAGTGGGATGAGCCTTACTACGTAAATATGGGGCCTCAGCACCCAGCTACCCACGGAGTGCTGAGATTATTTCTTGAGCTAGATGGTGAATATATTATTCATTGTGATCCCATTATAGGTTACTTGCATAGAGGTATAGAAAAATTAGGAGAAACCTTTACTTATTCCCAGAATATAGTTCTTACTGACCGTCTGGACTATATTGCTTCCGCGGCTAATAACGTAGGCTATTGTTTGGCCGTGGAAAAACTCATGGGTCTTGAAGTGCCACGCCGGGCCCAGATCCTTAGAGTAATTGTGTGTGAAATGGCCCGTATTGCCAGCCATTTGTTATGGCTAGCTACCCACGCCTTAGACATCGGGGCCATGACGGTCTTCCTCTATTGTTTTAGAGATCGTGAATGGCTTCTTAATATCTTTGAAGAAATATGTGGAGCACGCCTTACTCATACTTATCCCTGTATCGGTGGGGTACGCCTAGATTTTACGCCTCATATTATTGAAGAACTCTATAAGTTTACCGAGGAGTTTCCCAATCGTATCCCAGAATATGAAACTCTTATTGACGTTAACCGTATATGGCTTAAGAGAACCAAAGGCGTTGGCGTAGTTTCTGCAGAAAAGGCGGTAAACCTGGGTTTAACTGGGCCTTCCCTTAGAGGTTCTGGTGTCCGTTACGATCTTCGTAAAACGGTTCCCTATCTCATTTACGATGAGCTTGATTTTGAAATGGCGGTGGAATACGAGGGCGATGTGTACGCAAGATACCGGGTGCGTATGAAAGAGATGCGTGAGTCTAACAAAATTATCCGTCAATGTCTCGATAAATTGGCAGAGTGTGAGGGCGAGCCAGTCATAGCGGAAGATGCTCCAGGACTATTTATGCCGTTTAATAAACCCAAAAAGCCTCAAGCGGCCCCTCACCCTAAGAAAATTTATTTGATAAAAGGAGTGGAAGTTCCGGTAGTGCCTGAAGGTGATGTTTATGTAGCTACGGAAGTCCCCAAAGGTGAACTGGGTTTTTACATTGTGAGCGATGGCTCAGGGCACCCCTGGCGTATGCGCATAAGGACTCCTTCATTTGTGCACATATCTGCTATTCCTGACCTATGTGAAGGTCAGATGGTAGCCGACATTATCGCCGTCATAGGCTCTATAGACATTGTTTTGGGAGAATGTGATAGATAG
- a CDS encoding NADH-quinone oxidoreductase subunit A, with amino-acid sequence MEVSLSLKYIPILITALIVFVIGLAMVIINQILGPKRPYAEKYLAYECGLPPTGETRHRFDIKFYAIAILFAVFDVEAVFLYPWAITFDQIGFFAYVEMVVFIALLLVAYFYAWIRGGFQWD; translated from the coding sequence ATGGAAGTATCTCTCAGCTTAAAATACATCCCGATTTTGATAACAGCTCTTATCGTTTTCGTTATCGGTTTGGCCATGGTAATTATTAATCAGATATTGGGGCCCAAACGGCCTTATGCCGAAAAATACCTCGCCTACGAGTGCGGTCTTCCCCCTACAGGCGAAACGAGACATAGATTTGATATTAAGTTCTATGCTATAGCTATCCTTTTTGCTGTGTTTGATGTGGAGGCAGTTTTTCTCTATCCTTGGGCCATCACCTTTGATCAGATAGGCTTTTTTGCTTACGTAGAAATGGTAGTTTTTATCGCTCTTCTTTTAGTGGCCTATTTTTACGCCTGGATCAGGGGAGGTTTTCAATGGGATTAA
- the nuoK gene encoding NADH-quinone oxidoreductase subunit NuoK, whose translation MIPVSWFVFLTLILFSIGALGFMVRRNVIIMLMCVEIMLNAVNISLVAFGRALEHTVAHVLVFFVIAIAAAEAAIGLALVVLLFKKTREVHMDEFRILKG comes from the coding sequence ATGATTCCTGTTTCGTGGTTTGTTTTTTTAACTCTTATTCTTTTTAGTATCGGTGCCTTGGGTTTTATGGTCAGGCGCAATGTTATCATAATGCTTATGTGCGTGGAAATAATGCTAAATGCAGTCAACATTAGCCTGGTGGCATTTGGAAGAGCGCTTGAGCATACTGTGGCTCACGTTTTGGTGTTTTTCGTCATCGCGATTGCCGCGGCAGAGGCGGCCATTGGCCTGGCTTTAGTAGTGCTTCTTTTTAAGAAAACTAGGGAAGTACACATGGACGAATTTCGTATCTTAAAGGGGTAA
- a CDS encoding molybdopterin-dependent oxidoreductase, translated as MGEKRTVYSICGMCSVRCPIAVEVEDNEVLWISGNPHDQGIKTGICAKGIAGRTLLKDTERPLSPLIREGERGSGKWRSVSWDEALDYVADKLKKIIDEYGGRAVLLSDRGGPFGEYRKAFLKAIGSPNYCNHDVTCAMSVNHAALSLFGFGRKTLNYDYKNAKHIILYGRNIMEAIKIKTTKAVLDALDKGAKLTYIDPRYSVTASKATRWWKIWPGTDYALNLALIHILIKESLYDKEFVSRWLDGFEHLANFVEPYTPEWAEKETGIPAHEMYEFCREVAQDAPHVIFHPGWMRARYLQAFWEIRTTYLLNILLGAIEVPGGLFFMKGPGDAGKKGLNSIGENLPKVEEKRADGVGWKYPHINKGPGLLHRAFEAIKTGDPYPLKAYFVHRHDPLTGLPDPEAQVEIFKNLDLLVVIDVNWSETSKYADVILPECTYLERSDLIATQKGLKPGFRIRTAAIKPQYDTKPGWWIYLQLAKRLGKGEHFPYETIEDLWQKQLEGTGVSVEDIQKKGFISLTDKPIWYDREEKLPFKTASGKIEIIAKKWEEAGIPSLKPYESPEKPPAGKFRLLFGRCAWQTHGMWQNNPALHPYLKENVLWINDQVAKEMGLKTGDTVIVRNGNYEKKIKIFATELIHPEAVYMLHGFGRTVPQQTRAYQKGVADQRLEIGLLDVYDPAGGANALCECFIEVEPVK; from the coding sequence ATGGGAGAGAAAAGAACAGTTTATTCCATATGTGGTATGTGCTCGGTTAGATGCCCCATCGCCGTAGAAGTTGAAGACAATGAAGTTCTCTGGATTTCAGGCAATCCTCACGACCAGGGCATAAAAACCGGAATTTGTGCCAAAGGTATTGCTGGTCGGACCTTGCTAAAGGATACCGAAAGACCACTTTCCCCTTTGATAAGAGAAGGTGAGAGAGGTTCTGGAAAGTGGCGCAGTGTCAGCTGGGACGAGGCCTTGGATTACGTAGCTGACAAACTTAAAAAGATAATAGACGAATACGGGGGGCGGGCGGTTCTTTTAAGTGACCGAGGCGGGCCTTTCGGGGAATACCGAAAGGCCTTTCTCAAGGCTATAGGATCACCGAACTACTGTAATCATGATGTTACCTGTGCCATGTCAGTAAACCATGCGGCCCTTTCTCTTTTTGGTTTTGGGAGGAAGACTCTTAACTACGATTACAAAAATGCCAAGCATATTATTCTTTATGGCCGCAACATCATGGAAGCCATAAAGATAAAAACTACCAAAGCGGTGCTGGATGCTTTGGATAAAGGAGCCAAGCTGACTTATATTGACCCGCGCTATAGTGTTACGGCTTCTAAAGCTACTCGCTGGTGGAAAATCTGGCCCGGAACTGACTATGCCCTTAATTTGGCCCTAATTCACATACTTATTAAAGAAAGCCTTTACGATAAAGAGTTTGTATCGCGCTGGTTAGATGGTTTCGAGCACTTGGCTAATTTTGTTGAGCCTTACACCCCCGAGTGGGCGGAAAAGGAAACCGGGATTCCTGCTCATGAAATGTATGAATTTTGTCGTGAAGTGGCCCAAGATGCCCCGCACGTAATCTTTCATCCTGGCTGGATGAGGGCCCGTTACTTACAGGCCTTCTGGGAAATCAGAACTACCTATCTGTTGAATATTTTGTTGGGAGCAATAGAAGTTCCAGGCGGCCTTTTCTTTATGAAAGGGCCGGGGGATGCCGGTAAAAAAGGCCTTAATAGCATCGGAGAGAACCTGCCCAAAGTAGAAGAAAAGCGGGCCGACGGAGTGGGCTGGAAGTATCCTCACATCAATAAAGGGCCAGGATTGTTGCACCGAGCCTTTGAAGCCATAAAAACCGGAGATCCTTATCCGCTTAAGGCTTACTTTGTCCATCGTCATGATCCTTTGACGGGCCTGCCTGACCCCGAAGCCCAGGTAGAAATATTTAAAAACCTGGATTTACTCGTGGTAATAGATGTTAACTGGAGTGAAACCTCTAAATACGCTGACGTTATTTTGCCGGAGTGCACTTATCTTGAACGCTCTGATCTTATCGCTACGCAAAAAGGGCTAAAACCCGGCTTTCGTATAAGGACAGCGGCTATTAAGCCTCAATACGATACCAAGCCTGGTTGGTGGATATACTTACAGTTAGCCAAACGCTTGGGGAAAGGGGAACATTTCCCCTATGAAACCATTGAAGATCTGTGGCAGAAACAACTTGAGGGTACTGGCGTTTCGGTAGAAGATATACAGAAAAAGGGATTTATTTCTTTAACAGACAAACCAATTTGGTATGACCGTGAGGAAAAACTTCCCTTTAAGACAGCTTCAGGAAAAATTGAGATTATCGCCAAAAAGTGGGAGGAAGCTGGTATCCCTTCCTTAAAACCCTATGAGTCACCCGAAAAACCACCTGCTGGAAAGTTCAGGTTACTCTTTGGTCGTTGTGCCTGGCAGACACACGGCATGTGGCAAAACAATCCGGCTCTGCATCCTTATCTCAAGGAGAATGTTCTCTGGATTAATGACCAGGTGGCCAAAGAAATGGGTCTTAAAACCGGAGACACAGTAATCGTTAGAAACGGAAATTATGAAAAGAAAATAAAGATTTTTGCCACTGAGCTCATACATCCAGAAGCCGTCTATATGCTCCATGGTTTTGGCCGGACCGTGCCTCAACAGACCAGGGCTTATCAAAAGGGTGTGGCTGACCAGAGGCTGGAGATAGGCTTGCTAGATGTATATGACCCAGCTGGTGGAGCTAACGCCCTTTGTGAATGTTTTATAGAAGTTGAACCAGTAAAGTAA
- the nuoH gene encoding NADH-quinone oxidoreductase subunit NuoH, whose translation MDVQGAYNAANYFLLKYLGISLFKALIVVVVALLHVAYITYVERKVIGRMQQRLGPNRVGPRGLLQPIADVLKLITKEDIIPSSVDSRWVFIIAPFISLVAGATSLAVIPIWKNFVVTNVNASLLVVLAMSSLSSFGVILAGWASNSRYSFLGGLRAGAQVVSYEIAMALSLVGVMMLAGSMNLTEIVKAQIASPFKIYAIPQIIGFFVFMIAAIAETNRTPFDLPEAETELVAGYFVEYSGIRFALFYLAEYFGMVVMSMLAVVCYLGGWYGPFDIPGLPMFWFLLKLYFLIFFYIWVRATLPRYRYDQLMGLGWKVLIPLSLLNIVITGFIKILV comes from the coding sequence ATGGATGTACAGGGAGCATATAACGCTGCTAATTACTTTTTGTTAAAGTACTTGGGTATTTCTTTGTTTAAGGCCTTAATAGTTGTTGTAGTTGCTCTTTTACACGTGGCCTATATCACGTATGTGGAACGAAAAGTAATAGGGCGCATGCAGCAAAGGCTTGGGCCTAATAGGGTAGGGCCACGAGGTCTGCTTCAGCCCATCGCTGACGTTTTAAAGCTCATTACCAAGGAAGATATTATTCCGAGCTCGGTTGATAGCCGCTGGGTCTTTATCATTGCTCCTTTCATCAGCCTAGTAGCTGGAGCCACAAGTTTAGCGGTAATTCCCATATGGAAAAATTTTGTGGTAACTAACGTTAACGCTTCTCTTCTAGTTGTTTTGGCTATGAGCTCTCTTTCTTCCTTTGGAGTTATTCTGGCTGGTTGGGCCTCTAACTCGCGTTATAGCTTTCTTGGTGGTCTTCGGGCTGGAGCGCAGGTGGTTAGCTACGAGATAGCCATGGCCCTTTCTTTAGTTGGGGTAATGATGCTAGCTGGTTCCATGAATCTTACGGAAATCGTTAAGGCCCAGATAGCAAGCCCCTTTAAAATATACGCCATCCCCCAAATTATTGGCTTTTTCGTTTTCATGATAGCGGCTATTGCCGAGACCAACCGTACTCCCTTTGACCTTCCTGAAGCGGAAACCGAACTGGTAGCTGGATACTTCGTTGAATATAGCGGTATTAGGTTTGCGCTCTTTTACCTCGCGGAATATTTCGGCATGGTGGTCATGTCCATGCTGGCGGTAGTGTGTTACCTGGGTGGCTGGTATGGCCCTTTTGATATCCCTGGTCTTCCCATGTTTTGGTTTTTACTAAAGCTTTATTTTCTCATCTTTTTCTACATTTGGGTAAGGGCCACACTTCCTCGTTATCGTTATGACCAGCTAATGGGATTGGGCTGGAAAGTGCTTATTCCGCTTTCTCTTTTAAACATAGTGATCACCGGGTTCATAAAGATTTTGGTTTAG
- the nuoI gene encoding NADH-quinone oxidoreductase subunit NuoI: MGLIKTVFLTEIMKGLSLTLRKLFAKPVTIQYPEVRKEPAPGFRGRHALVRDPETGKDRCVGCYRCAQVCPSRCIFIETERDPETRKRIVTRYDIDALRCVYCAFCVEVCPVNALVLTEFYEYSGYSREELYFTKEKLLQNWDEFIVTQKRPYFNPFWKPRGVPEKMLPGPKRKAEGI; encoded by the coding sequence ATGGGTTTAATTAAGACAGTCTTTCTCACAGAGATAATGAAGGGGTTGTCTCTTACCCTTCGTAAGCTTTTTGCTAAACCGGTTACCATTCAATACCCAGAAGTTAGAAAAGAGCCCGCTCCTGGTTTTAGAGGCCGTCATGCCCTGGTGCGTGACCCTGAAACTGGAAAAGACCGCTGTGTAGGATGTTACCGCTGTGCCCAGGTCTGCCCTTCTCGTTGTATTTTTATTGAAACTGAACGCGATCCTGAAACCAGAAAGCGTATAGTAACCCGCTACGATATAGATGCCTTGCGCTGTGTTTATTGTGCTTTTTGTGTGGAAGTATGTCCGGTAAACGCTTTAGTGCTTACAGAATTTTACGAGTATTCAGGTTACAGTCGCGAAGAGCTTTACTTTACCAAAGAAAAGTTATTGCAAAATTGGGATGAATTTATCGTAACGCAGAAGCGGCCATATTTTAATCCTTTCTGGAAACCTCGCGGAGTGCCAGAAAAGATGCTTCCTGGACCAAAAAGAAAGGCGGAGGGTATCTAA
- a CDS encoding 4Fe-4S dicluster domain-containing protein, producing MKSYTIEHDPSKCDGCQKCVEACQKGHNLPKGVSNCRILKLRVVKDGEVKDMYAYFSCMQCKKPKCADACPTGAMYRENDIVFINRQLCVGCLNCIFACPWGVPVFDEVNGLVTKCDLCYDRVKAGKKPYCVEACPNEALVVKEKKAPAKKAAKKPKAKASAKAKTQISESPTSNAG from the coding sequence ATGAAAAGCTATACTATTGAGCACGATCCATCAAAATGTGACGGATGCCAAAAATGTGTAGAAGCTTGTCAAAAAGGGCATAATTTGCCAAAGGGGGTTTCTAACTGTCGTATTCTCAAGTTACGAGTAGTAAAAGATGGTGAAGTAAAAGATATGTATGCCTATTTTTCTTGTATGCAATGTAAAAAACCCAAGTGTGCTGACGCTTGCCCTACAGGGGCTATGTACAGAGAAAACGACATAGTTTTTATAAATAGACAACTTTGTGTAGGATGTCTCAATTGTATTTTTGCCTGTCCCTGGGGTGTTCCAGTTTTTGACGAAGTGAACGGGTTAGTTACCAAATGCGATTTGTGTTATGATCGGGTAAAGGCTGGTAAAAAACCTTACTGTGTTGAAGCATGTCCTAATGAAGCTTTAGTGGTTAAAGAGAAAAAGGCTCCAGCAAAAAAGGCGGCTAAGAAGCCTAAGGCTAAGGCTTCGGCTAAGGCTAAAACACAAATATCAGAATCTCCGACCTCTAACGCTGGATAG
- a CDS encoding NADH-quinone oxidoreductase subunit J family protein: MEALLSKIVFLYLAAVIIATSILVITNRNAVHAVLWMLVMFFHQAVLFITLDAEFLAAIQIIVYAGAVLVLFLFVVYMINLRTELKIKNFMDFWPAALLVSIALLILIAKGIGSLKLPAPVGDMTPERILAEGHAKILGKALFTEHILSFEVVGVLLLVAVLGAVVLTRRIRMKGEEA; this comes from the coding sequence ATGGAAGCCTTGTTATCAAAGATAGTTTTTCTGTATTTGGCGGCGGTGATTATAGCTACGTCTATTTTGGTAATTACTAACCGTAACGCGGTGCACGCCGTGTTATGGATGTTGGTCATGTTCTTTCATCAGGCGGTACTCTTTATCACTCTTGATGCTGAATTTTTAGCCGCTATTCAGATAATTGTCTATGCCGGTGCGGTTTTAGTGCTGTTTTTGTTTGTGGTTTATATGATCAACCTGCGCACCGAACTCAAAATAAAAAATTTCATGGATTTTTGGCCAGCTGCGCTTCTCGTATCCATTGCTTTACTCATTTTGATAGCCAAAGGAATCGGCTCTCTTAAATTACCAGCACCAGTTGGAGACATGACACCTGAACGTATTCTGGCCGAAGGCCACGCCAAGATTTTGGGCAAGGCCCTTTTTACTGAACATATTCTTTCCTTTGAAGTGGTAGGTGTGCTTTTGTTGGTGGCGGTTCTGGGTGCCGTGGTGCTTACTAGACGAATTCGCATGAAAGGAGAAGAGGCATGA
- a CDS encoding 4Fe-4S dicluster domain-containing protein, which translates to MAKYYIYHNPQRCIGCLACELSCTDWKGLPFGSANCRIFRFGPEKIHGKENMTFIYNSCFHCERAFCVEACPTGALFKRNEDGIVAFKEDLCIGCRACIMACPWGIPQWNSLKGTIHKCDYCVERLDKGLEPACVTRCPMEALKFVKVEDVSKLKRTSWLKETFKKDVAHAAEF; encoded by the coding sequence ATGGCTAAATATTATATTTATCATAATCCCCAGAGGTGTATTGGTTGCTTGGCTTGTGAGCTTAGTTGTACTGATTGGAAAGGTTTGCCTTTTGGTTCGGCTAACTGTCGTATTTTTCGTTTCGGGCCGGAGAAAATTCACGGTAAAGAAAATATGACTTTTATTTATAACTCTTGCTTTCATTGTGAGAGGGCTTTTTGTGTAGAAGCCTGCCCTACGGGGGCTCTTTTTAAAAGAAATGAAGACGGGATTGTGGCCTTTAAAGAGGATTTGTGTATTGGCTGTCGGGCCTGTATAATGGCCTGTCCCTGGGGTATTCCTCAGTGGAATTCATTAAAAGGCACTATTCACAAATGTGATTATTGCGTAGAGCGCCTCGATAAAGGTCTTGAACCCGCCTGTGTTACTCGTTGTCCGATGGAGGCCCTAAAATTCGTAAAGGTAGAAGATGTGAGCAAACTAAAGCGCACTTCTTGGTTGAAAGAGACATTTAAAAAAGACGTAGCTCATGCAGCGGAGTTTTAA